A part of Macrobrachium rosenbergii isolate ZJJX-2024 chromosome 33, ASM4041242v1, whole genome shotgun sequence genomic DNA contains:
- the LOC136855878 gene encoding uncharacterized protein, with protein sequence MEGIRGNKIIPMKASQIRRTSTDSERSLTPSQIQMYVQVGTRWDKCTPLLEVGNVTGDPLHRNGSSYSCPNLTSRTRKSSIISARKPSDVATLALYRSSPLSAGAAFPLQWSTNFSYQGDRRASLGPNQDRGESRYPSAASRGTPDCQSASPPADPPFEHHMSKRDSRKMQDLEITPSAKGVSFLKVPSQSTTSSPYGSLSPVSPKTFFHLHESSHQEHSDNPQEVILNLDTLADHLAKLEENEQDIQRRFQTLQDEASPAQIPQNSSWFQQPSQELTAVTQIPVGKYTDTDSCLDEESDVFANEGHTDVESVDSGDEDDDVDSRRLERDYERHTKSVLTDNERDTGRQKSRHGDKNSAVPQSLRKEREWKDGSHADSFEARKNSSGAHPKPRHFSDAQIMNVQRSCLFLDGNICQVIDGLFLGNIKAAYCEPLLCKLNIECVVDLSNVLPAQVPSASKSICPCTCPLKTAHLRTRLCINIPSSEEIDITQYADDINRFIEGSRKQGKNVLIHSFHGKSRAPAVIIQYLMTMYKMSFSRAFSLVKSAFPEVSLNVGFHRTLQRLDRRLSTGSSNSLNLSGTPKSRSAWN encoded by the exons ATGGAAGGCATCAGGGGCAATAAAATAATACCCATGAAGGCTTCCCAAATTAGAAGGACCAGCACAGACTCTGAGCGTTCACTCACGCCTTCTCAGATTCAG ATGTATGTCCAGGTGGGAACACGCTGGGACAAGTGCACTCCTCTTCTTGAAGTGGGGAATGTGACTGGGGATCCTCTGCACAGGAATGGGTCCTCATATTCCTGTCCTAATCTAACATCGAGAACTCGGAAGAGCAGCATCATT AGCGCCAGAAAGCCATCTGATGTGGCGACCCTTGCACTATATAGATCTTCGCCCCTTTCAGCTGGCGCAGCCTTCCCTCTGCAATGGTCGACTAATTTCAG CTACCAAGGAGATCGCAGGGCTTCGTTAGGCCCAAACCAAGATCGAGGAGAATCAAGGTATCCTTCAGCAGCTTCCAGGGGCACTCCAGACTGTCAGTCAGCCTCGCCTCCGGCAGATCCCCCCTTCGAGCACCACATGTCGAAAAGGGACTCTAGGAAGATGCAGGACTTGGAAATCACCCCGTCTGCCAAAGGAGTCTCTTTCTTAAAG GTACCATCCCAGTCCACCACTTCATCACCTTATGGTTCCTTGTCACCAGTGAGTCCGAAAACGTTCTTCCATCTCCACGAATCTTCCCACCAAGAGCACTCAGATAACCCACAAGAAGTCATTCTCAACCTAGATACATTG GCTGACCACCTCGCGAAGCTCGAAGAAAACGAGCAAGACATACAAAGGCGATTCCAGACACTCCAGGATGAGGCCAGCCCTGCCCAGATTCCACAAAATTCATCTTGGTTCCAGCAACCCAGTCAAGAACTTACTGCTGTGACTCAAATCCCTGTAGGGAAGTACACTGATACCGATTCATGTCTTGATGAAGAGAGTGATGTTTTCGCTAACGAGGGCCATACCGATGTTGAATCTGTTGACTCtggagatgaagatgatgatgttgatagcagaagacttgaaagagattatgaaagacACACAAAAAGTGTTTTAACGGACAATGAGAGGGACACAGGCAGACAGAAATCCAGACATGGCGacaaaaattctgctgttccacAATCCCTCAG GAAGGAAAGAGAGTGGAAAGATGGCAGCCATGCAGACAGTTTCGAAGCGAGGAAGAATTCGTCAGGAGCCCATCCCAAACCTCGACACTTCAGTGACGCTCAGATCATGAATGTGCAGAGAAGCTGTCTCTTTCTGGACGGGAATATATGCCAG GTTATTGATGGCCTCTTCCTGGGGAACATCAAAGCTGCCTACTGTGAACCTTTGCTCTGTAAACTGAACATCGAGTGCGTCGTAGATCTCTCTAACGTGTTGCCGGCTCAGGTGCCTTCGGCCAGCAAGTCCATCTGTCCCTGCACATGTCCCCTGAAAACGGCTCATTTGAGAACCAG GCTGTGTATCAACATCCCCAGCTCAGAGGAAATCGACATCACGCAGTATGCAGATGACATCAACCGGTTCATCGAGGGATCGCGCAAGCAGGGCAAGAATGTTCTCATCCACAGCTTTCATGGGAAAAGCAGGGCGCCTGCTGTCATCATCCAGTACCTAATGACG ATGTACAAAATGTCCTTCAGCAGAGCCTTCTCCCTCGTGAAGTCTGCCTTCCCCGAAGTGTCCCTCAACGTAGGCTTCCACAGGACCCTGCAGAGGCTGGACAGACGCCTCTCCACAGGGAGTTCAAACTCCCTTAACCTCTCCGGGACTCCAAAGTCTCGCAGTGCCTGGAACTAA